One stretch of Croceibacterium atlanticum DNA includes these proteins:
- the ccmC gene encoding heme ABC transporter permease CcmC, translated as MHAFANPARFLRIARWLTPVLVLFGLAVAAIAVTWGLANVPPDRLMGETVRILFIHVPAAWLGMGGWTTIAIASLVELVWRHPLAGIAARAAAVPGAAFTAICLATGSIWGRPTWGTWWVWDGRLTSMLVLLFLYFAYIAISGAASREGASSRLPAIFGLVGAINVPIINRSVVWWNSLHQPPSLTMGKSAIDSVFLWPLLAATLGFSLLFGGVILMRMRTLLADMQAEARLRRKAMGTG; from the coding sequence ATGCACGCTTTCGCCAATCCCGCCCGTTTTCTCCGGATCGCCCGCTGGCTTACGCCAGTGCTCGTGCTGTTCGGCCTTGCGGTGGCTGCCATTGCAGTCACCTGGGGGCTGGCCAATGTCCCGCCGGACCGCCTGATGGGCGAAACAGTGCGGATTCTGTTTATCCACGTGCCCGCTGCATGGCTCGGCATGGGTGGATGGACGACCATTGCCATTGCCAGTCTGGTTGAATTGGTCTGGCGCCACCCGCTCGCCGGCATTGCCGCGCGCGCGGCCGCCGTGCCGGGCGCTGCCTTTACCGCGATTTGCCTGGCGACCGGTTCGATCTGGGGCCGGCCGACCTGGGGAACATGGTGGGTCTGGGATGGGCGGCTGACCAGCATGCTGGTGCTGCTGTTTCTCTATTTTGCCTATATCGCCATTTCCGGCGCGGCGAGCCGGGAGGGCGCGTCGAGCCGTCTGCCGGCGATTTTCGGGCTGGTTGGGGCCATCAATGTGCCGATCATCAACCGGTCGGTCGTATGGTGGAATTCGTTGCACCAACCGCCCAGCCTGACCATGGGCAAGTCCGCCATCGATTCTGTATTTCTCTGGCCGTTGCTGGCGGCCACTCTCGGCTTCTCCTTGCTGTTCGGGGGAGTGATTCTGATGCGAATGCGCACCCTTCTGGCCGATATGCAGGCAGAAGCGCGGTTGCGGCGCAAGGCGATGGGGACGGGCTGA
- the rseP gene encoding RIP metalloprotease RseP: protein MFDAVPWWMWILGFLLMLGPLVTLHELGHYLVGRMFGVKANVFSVGFGKELAGVTDRRGTRWKISALPFGGYVQFAGDMNPASQPSEEWLALPEEERNQTFQSKSLWQKALIVAAGPVTNFLIAIAILASFNVIYGRMEIPPVVEVLAEEGAAAQAGLEIGDRIVTVSGNEIESFDELRGLIAPYPGEQLSLQVERDGQLLDFEFLIPTKVERDRFGNEFRIGQIGVRSVNGEVVPVGVGEAVVLAVRQTGDMVQLMVTGIWQIITGRRPVDELGGPIKMAKFSAEQLSLGWPEFIYFVAMISINLAFINLLPIPALDGGHLAFYAAEAVRRRPASARSQEWAFRTGIAFVLALMLFVTINDIASLPIFGG from the coding sequence TTGTTTGACGCCGTACCCTGGTGGATGTGGATCCTCGGCTTCCTGCTGATGCTGGGGCCGCTCGTTACACTGCATGAACTGGGCCATTACCTCGTCGGCCGCATGTTCGGCGTGAAGGCCAATGTCTTTTCGGTCGGCTTCGGCAAGGAACTGGCTGGCGTGACTGACCGGCGCGGTACGCGCTGGAAGATCTCGGCCCTGCCGTTCGGCGGTTACGTCCAGTTCGCAGGCGACATGAATCCGGCCAGCCAGCCGAGCGAGGAATGGCTGGCCCTGCCCGAGGAAGAGCGGAACCAGACATTCCAGTCCAAGAGCCTGTGGCAGAAGGCGCTGATCGTGGCGGCCGGGCCGGTCACCAATTTCCTGATCGCCATCGCCATCCTCGCCAGTTTCAACGTGATCTACGGCCGGATGGAAATTCCGCCGGTGGTTGAAGTGCTGGCGGAAGAGGGGGCAGCGGCTCAGGCCGGGCTGGAAATCGGCGACCGCATCGTGACTGTCAGCGGCAACGAGATCGAGAGCTTCGATGAATTGCGTGGCCTGATCGCGCCCTATCCGGGCGAGCAATTGTCATTGCAGGTGGAGCGGGATGGCCAATTGCTGGATTTCGAATTCCTGATCCCGACCAAGGTTGAACGGGATCGATTCGGCAATGAATTCCGCATCGGGCAGATTGGCGTGCGGTCGGTCAACGGTGAAGTCGTGCCCGTGGGAGTGGGTGAAGCGGTCGTTCTGGCAGTGCGCCAGACGGGCGACATGGTCCAATTGATGGTGACGGGGATCTGGCAGATCATCACCGGGCGCAGGCCAGTGGATGAACTGGGCGGGCCGATTAAAATGGCGAAGTTTTCCGCTGAACAATTGAGCCTGGGATGGCCGGAATTCATCTATTTCGTCGCCATGATCTCAATTAACTTGGCATTCATTAACCTCCTGCCAATTCCGGCCCTCGACGGCGGGCACCTGGCTTTTTACGCGGCCGAAGCGGTTCGCCGTAGGCCGGCCAGTGCCCGCAGTCAGGAATGGGCGTTCAGAACCGGCATTGCATTCGTGCTCGCGCTGATGCTGTTCGTAACCATCAACGATATCGCCTCTTTGCCGATCTTCGGTGGCTAG
- a CDS encoding GFA family protein, translating into MISAPATRECSCHCGGVRFTINLPEKLRATRCDCSICSMKGVVMVGVPLDDLTLAAGEELLSCYEFNTRAAKHFFCSRCGIHCFHRRRADPTQYGVNAACIHGMSPYYDFPELPVVDGVNHPSDGARPRLAGRLIFLPEPK; encoded by the coding sequence GTGATCTCCGCCCCCGCAACGCGCGAATGTTCCTGCCATTGCGGCGGCGTGCGCTTTACCATCAACTTGCCCGAGAAGCTGCGGGCGACACGCTGCGATTGTTCAATCTGCAGCATGAAGGGCGTCGTGATGGTGGGCGTGCCGCTTGACGATCTAACCCTTGCCGCGGGGGAGGAGTTGCTGAGCTGTTATGAATTCAACACCAGGGCGGCAAAGCACTTCTTCTGTTCGCGCTGCGGCATTCACTGTTTCCACCGCCGCCGTGCCGATCCCACGCAATATGGCGTGAACGCGGCCTGCATCCACGGCATGAGCCCTTATTACGATTTTCCGGAACTGCCGGTCGTGGATGGGGTGAACCATCCGAGTGACGGTGCAAGACCACGCCTTGCCGGACGGCTGATATTCCTGCCCGAACCGAAATGA
- the bamA gene encoding outer membrane protein assembly factor BamA, giving the protein MSVRAKTKNASHFAAGLLGCTMLAGLPASAYAQNIPEEGQEAAQQPAPAPTPAPATPPEQQGQVIRTIAVAGSQRLEPETIVSYIQLRAGDLYTPAAADQALKDLAATELFSDYRIENNDGNVVITIVENPVINRIVLEGNKRLKDDKILPEIQLSARQIFTRSKVRADVARIIELYKRQGRFAATVEPQMVQLDQNRVDVVFEITEGPKSKVRKINIIGNDEFSDGDLKGEMVTKEAGLLKIFSSGTSYDPDRLAFDQQQLRAFYLENGYADFRVVSAVAELTPDKKDFIITYVVEEGERYKFGDVEVDSQLRDFDSDRMTRSLPMKAGDWYDAKLVEDTVESLSETAGAFGYAFADVQPDFSRSREDLTMGVTFVIREAPRVYIESVDVNGNTLTQDKVIRREFRLAEGDAFNSLQVKRSTARINSLGYFQENFEISQVEGSAPDRIVLEANVEEQATGELSLSAGFSSLESFIFQGSIRQRNFRGRGQTVGLSLSYSSYSRSGSISFTEPYLFDKNISAGIDIYRRDYNNGYYNRRSATYESATTGFQARVGVPLTEYMSVLGRYTFNYDDITIDENSYFADLDGDGVRTCEPLLAGRYLCEAIGTRTSSILGMSLVYRNLDSVVRPTRGESAQIGVDFAGLGGNTRYLRFSAQAAKYWSLGSGFIFSLTGETGLIQGLKDRGEGQDDVLLTDRFFLGEPQIRGFDIRGVGPRVIRRFYGQNEDGEVVLQPYDANNNYDDALGGKAMYLAKAELEIPLGSGAREMGLRPSIFLDAGAVYNITDPVLVNSPYPDGLFIPRRDADGNALYYQNIYDNDGQITGTTIVTSPLDPDGEENTAIGNTISPFVEEFVGDTWKPRVAIGIGVNWNSPFGPFRINFAYPLLKQEGDDTKKFSFNVGTQF; this is encoded by the coding sequence ATGAGCGTTAGGGCCAAGACGAAAAACGCCTCGCATTTCGCCGCAGGTCTTCTGGGATGCACGATGCTGGCTGGTTTGCCGGCATCCGCCTACGCTCAGAATATCCCGGAAGAAGGCCAGGAAGCGGCTCAACAGCCCGCACCTGCCCCTACACCAGCACCTGCCACGCCGCCGGAACAGCAGGGGCAGGTCATCCGCACCATCGCCGTTGCCGGTTCGCAGCGGTTGGAACCGGAAACAATCGTCAGCTATATCCAGCTTCGCGCAGGCGATCTTTATACGCCGGCGGCTGCCGACCAGGCGTTGAAGGATCTCGCCGCGACGGAATTGTTTTCCGACTACCGGATCGAAAATAATGACGGCAATGTCGTCATCACCATTGTCGAAAACCCGGTCATCAACCGCATCGTGCTGGAAGGCAACAAGCGGCTGAAGGATGACAAGATCCTGCCGGAAATCCAGCTGTCGGCGCGTCAGATCTTCACCCGCTCGAAAGTCCGGGCGGACGTTGCCCGCATCATCGAACTCTACAAGCGGCAGGGCCGCTTCGCCGCGACTGTCGAACCGCAGATGGTGCAGCTCGACCAGAACCGCGTGGATGTGGTTTTTGAGATCACGGAAGGTCCGAAGTCCAAGGTCCGCAAGATCAACATCATCGGGAATGACGAGTTTTCCGATGGCGATCTTAAGGGTGAGATGGTCACCAAGGAAGCCGGACTGCTGAAGATATTCAGTTCCGGCACCAGTTACGATCCCGATCGCCTTGCTTTCGACCAGCAGCAATTGCGCGCCTTCTATCTGGAAAACGGTTATGCCGATTTCCGTGTGGTTTCCGCCGTTGCCGAACTGACGCCGGACAAGAAGGACTTCATCATCACTTACGTGGTGGAAGAAGGCGAGCGTTACAAATTCGGCGATGTCGAGGTCGACAGCCAGCTGCGCGATTTCGACAGCGATCGCATGACCCGCTCCCTGCCGATGAAGGCTGGTGACTGGTATGATGCGAAGCTGGTCGAGGATACGGTTGAATCGCTGAGCGAGACGGCCGGGGCTTTTGGCTATGCCTTTGCCGATGTCCAGCCGGATTTCTCGCGCAGTCGCGAAGATCTGACCATGGGCGTCACCTTCGTCATTCGCGAAGCGCCGCGCGTCTATATCGAATCCGTCGATGTGAACGGCAACACGCTGACGCAGGACAAGGTGATCCGGCGCGAATTTCGCCTCGCGGAAGGCGATGCGTTCAACTCGCTGCAGGTCAAGCGTTCCACCGCGCGGATCAACTCCCTGGGCTATTTCCAGGAGAATTTCGAGATCAGCCAGGTGGAGGGCAGCGCGCCTGACCGGATCGTTCTCGAAGCCAATGTGGAAGAGCAGGCGACGGGCGAATTGTCGCTGTCCGCCGGTTTCTCCAGCCTGGAAAGCTTCATCTTCCAGGGCTCGATCCGCCAGCGGAATTTCCGTGGTCGCGGCCAGACTGTCGGCCTGTCGCTCAGCTATTCCAGCTATTCGCGGTCCGGCTCCATCAGCTTCACCGAACCCTATCTGTTCGACAAGAACATTTCGGCCGGCATCGATATCTACCGCCGCGATTACAATAACGGCTATTACAACCGCCGTTCCGCCACATATGAATCGGCGACGACCGGCTTCCAGGCGCGCGTGGGCGTGCCGCTGACCGAATATATGTCGGTACTGGGCCGATATACGTTCAATTATGACGACATCACGATAGACGAGAACAGCTATTTCGCGGATCTCGATGGTGACGGTGTGCGCACCTGCGAACCGCTGCTGGCGGGCCGCTATCTCTGCGAGGCGATCGGCACGCGCACCAGTTCCATCCTCGGCATGTCGCTGGTCTATCGCAATCTCGACAGCGTGGTTCGCCCGACGCGCGGTGAATCGGCGCAGATCGGCGTCGATTTCGCCGGTCTTGGCGGCAATACGCGCTATCTGCGTTTCAGCGCGCAGGCGGCAAAATACTGGTCGCTGGGCAGTGGCTTCATCTTCTCGCTTACGGGTGAAACGGGCCTGATCCAGGGCCTGAAGGATCGCGGGGAAGGGCAGGATGACGTCCTGCTGACCGATCGCTTCTTCCTGGGCGAGCCGCAGATACGCGGTTTCGACATTCGCGGTGTGGGGCCGCGCGTTATCCGCCGTTTCTACGGCCAGAACGAAGATGGCGAAGTGGTGCTGCAGCCCTATGACGCCAACAATAATTATGATGACGCGCTGGGCGGCAAGGCGATGTATCTTGCCAAGGCCGAACTGGAAATTCCGCTCGGTTCCGGCGCGCGGGAAATGGGCCTTAGGCCTTCGATCTTCCTTGATGCCGGTGCGGTCTACAACATTACCGATCCGGTCCTGGTGAACAGCCCCTATCCGGATGGCCTGTTCATCCCGCGTCGTGATGCAGATGGTAACGCGCTCTATTACCAGAACATCTATGATAATGATGGCCAGATTACTGGTACAACCATTGTGACCAGCCCCCTCGACCCCGACGGTGAAGAAAATACCGCGATCGGCAATACGATTTCGCCCTTCGTGGAAGAATTCGTCGGCGATACGTGGAAGCCGCGTGTCGCGATTGGCATCGGGGTCAACTGGAACTCGCCGTTCGGGCCGTTCCGGATCAACTTCGCCTATCCGCTGCTGAAGCAGGAAGGCGATGACACCAAGAAATTCTCCTTCAACGTAGGGACCCAATTCTGA
- the fabZ gene encoding 3-hydroxyacyl-ACP dehydratase FabZ: MSEETAYDIAKVLMALPHRYPMLLVDRVKSLKVDEEIHAIKAVSFNEGFFQGHFPGRPIMPGVLQIEALAQAAGILAVETLELAGSGKLVYFMAIEEAKFRNPVEPGCLLDLRAGFVQKRARVCKFWGEASVDGKTTCEVKFTAMIADAPAD, encoded by the coding sequence ATGAGTGAAGAGACCGCCTACGATATCGCAAAAGTGCTGATGGCACTGCCGCATCGCTATCCGATGCTTCTGGTCGACCGGGTGAAGAGCCTGAAGGTTGACGAGGAAATCCACGCGATCAAGGCGGTCAGCTTCAACGAAGGCTTTTTCCAGGGCCATTTCCCCGGTCGCCCGATCATGCCCGGCGTGCTGCAGATCGAGGCGCTGGCGCAAGCGGCGGGTATCCTGGCGGTGGAAACGCTGGAACTCGCCGGCAGCGGCAAGCTCGTCTATTTCATGGCGATCGAGGAAGCCAAGTTCCGCAATCCGGTGGAACCGGGATGCCTGCTCGATCTGCGCGCCGGCTTTGTCCAGAAACGCGCACGCGTGTGCAAGTTCTGGGGTGAGGCCAGCGTTGACGGCAAGACGACCTGTGAGGTCAAGTTCACCGCCATGATCGCTGACGCGCCTGCCGACTGA
- a CDS encoding phosphatidate cytidylyltransferase has protein sequence MADAEARNERRGERMKRHVTVPLSVRASDLPKRLASAVVMLAVAGAAFAAGGVWLQAFLALVALAAIVEFVLLILKATDNTPFRIAGILAAAIYVIVAVASLAVMPPVLLVVAIVTVIATDTGAYFTGRAIGGPKIAPRISPSKTWAGLFGGMTAAAIWLAASVWFVGSAANALATSSDAGVDPGALLIAAAIGAGLAIAAQAGDFLESWLKRKAGVKDSSRLIPGHGGVLDRVDGIMPVAILVGLGGSVVGW, from the coding sequence TTGGCGGACGCTGAAGCCCGGAATGAACGCAGGGGTGAACGGATGAAGCGCCATGTCACCGTTCCCCTGTCAGTGCGGGCATCCGACTTGCCGAAACGATTGGCATCGGCCGTCGTCATGCTTGCCGTGGCCGGGGCTGCGTTCGCCGCCGGGGGTGTCTGGCTGCAGGCCTTTCTTGCACTTGTGGCGCTGGCCGCGATTGTCGAATTCGTCCTGCTGATCCTGAAGGCGACGGACAACACGCCTTTCCGCATTGCGGGGATATTGGCGGCCGCGATCTATGTGATCGTCGCTGTCGCATCGCTGGCAGTCATGCCGCCTGTCCTTCTGGTGGTCGCAATCGTGACCGTAATTGCCACCGATACCGGGGCCTATTTCACCGGGCGGGCGATTGGCGGACCGAAAATTGCGCCACGGATCAGTCCTTCCAAGACCTGGGCTGGGCTTTTCGGGGGTATGACGGCTGCCGCCATCTGGTTGGCGGCTTCGGTCTGGTTCGTCGGCTCGGCCGCCAATGCGCTGGCCACCAGTTCCGATGCGGGGGTCGATCCGGGCGCGCTGTTGATTGCAGCAGCGATCGGTGCCGGGCTCGCCATCGCGGCGCAGGCGGGCGATTTTCTTGAAAGCTGGCTCAAGCGGAAGGCGGGAGTGAAAGACAGTTCGCGCCTGATTCCGGGCCATGGCGGCGTGCTGGATCGTGTGGACGGGATAATGCCCGTCGCCATTCTGGTGGGTCTTGGTGGAAGCGTGGTGGGCTGGTGA
- the rpmE gene encoding 50S ribosomal protein L31: MKADTHPDYHMITVKMTDGTEFQTRSTWGSEGDTLTLEIDPTSHPAWTGGKQQVQEGGRVAQFNKRFGGLSLKKK; the protein is encoded by the coding sequence ATGAAGGCCGATACGCATCCCGATTACCACATGATCACCGTCAAGATGACGGATGGCACCGAATTCCAGACGCGCTCCACCTGGGGCAGCGAAGGCGATACGCTGACGCTGGAAATCGATCCGACCAGCCACCCGGCATGGACCGGCGGCAAGCAGCAGGTCCAGGAAGGCGGCCGCGTTGCACAGTTCAACAAGCGTTTCGGCGGATTGTCGCTGAAGAAGAAATAA
- a CDS encoding OmpH family outer membrane protein — protein MKNILKPALAAGIAIASLSAPLAIAPAAAQSAPTIGIVNLRAIVVNSAAYSTAEEQRQTTYKAQIDQANARRTAIQQQLQPLVQKLQTDSQSGNVDQAALQQQAAQIQQIQEAGQRELQQILAPVIRSQAYVEEQINDQLQPALQAAAQKKGVSLVLTPDTVVYADNSYNINQAVLDELNTLLPSAQIVPPEGWVPREVREQQAQQQAAQAAQAPAQQQPAAPAVSGR, from the coding sequence ATGAAGAACATTCTGAAGCCCGCGCTTGCTGCCGGGATCGCCATTGCATCGCTTTCCGCGCCGCTCGCCATCGCGCCCGCGGCTGCGCAGTCCGCGCCGACAATCGGCATCGTCAATCTTCGCGCGATCGTGGTCAATTCTGCCGCCTATTCCACGGCGGAGGAGCAGCGCCAGACGACTTACAAGGCGCAGATCGACCAGGCCAATGCCCGCCGCACGGCGATCCAGCAGCAGTTGCAGCCGCTGGTGCAGAAGCTGCAGACGGATAGCCAGTCCGGCAATGTCGATCAGGCAGCGTTGCAGCAGCAGGCCGCCCAGATCCAGCAGATCCAGGAAGCCGGCCAGCGTGAACTTCAGCAGATCCTGGCCCCGGTGATCCGCAGCCAGGCCTATGTCGAAGAACAGATCAACGATCAGTTGCAGCCGGCCCTGCAGGCGGCGGCCCAGAAGAAGGGCGTTTCGCTGGTGCTGACGCCCGATACGGTCGTCTATGCCGACAACAGCTACAACATCAATCAGGCGGTTCTGGACGAACTCAACACGCTGCTCCCCTCCGCTCAGATCGTGCCGCCGGAAGGTTGGGTCCCCCGCGAAGTTCGCGAACAGCAGGCCCAGCAGCAGGCGGCCCAGGCCGCGCAGGCGCCCGCACAGCAGCAGCCGGCCGCTCCGGCCGTCTCCGGCCGCTGA
- a CDS encoding Glu/Leu/Phe/Val family dehydrogenase — translation MAAFWTEADWDEHEQVELVHDRESGLTAIIALHSTHLGPAAGGTRFWHYADPSAAMRDALRLSRGMSYKNAMAGLPMGGGKAVVLLDENRTKTPEMLAAFGKAVNDLCGRYVTAEDVGASERDMVEISRQTIHVCGLPVEEGAVGGDPGPFTAMGIFLGIKAAVAHRLGRADLDGVRIALQGCGSVGGGVARLAASEGAVLKVSDIDSVRAQDLAAQIGGEAISPDAIMSTECDVFSPNALGAILDERTIPTLNCAIVAGGANNQLFRAEHGKLLAERGILYAPDYVINAGGIIDVGLEYLGRRDGKPYSMDDLRERIGQIPDRLTAIWRESEETGISADAVADRMAQRLIGRG, via the coding sequence ATGGCCGCTTTCTGGACTGAAGCCGATTGGGATGAACACGAGCAGGTGGAGCTCGTGCATGACCGCGAATCCGGCCTGACTGCGATCATCGCACTCCATTCGACTCATCTCGGGCCGGCCGCAGGCGGGACACGCTTCTGGCATTATGCCGATCCTTCCGCCGCAATGCGGGACGCGCTGCGCCTGTCGCGCGGGATGAGCTACAAGAACGCCATGGCCGGGCTGCCGATGGGCGGCGGGAAAGCGGTGGTCCTGCTGGATGAAAACCGCACCAAGACGCCGGAAATGCTGGCCGCCTTCGGCAAGGCAGTGAACGATCTGTGCGGCCGCTATGTCACGGCTGAAGATGTCGGCGCCAGTGAACGGGACATGGTCGAAATCTCCCGCCAGACCATCCATGTCTGCGGTCTTCCTGTGGAGGAGGGCGCTGTCGGCGGCGATCCTGGCCCCTTTACCGCGATGGGCATTTTCCTGGGTATCAAGGCTGCCGTGGCGCACCGGCTGGGCAGGGCCGACCTCGATGGGGTCCGCATCGCCCTGCAAGGCTGCGGCAGCGTGGGTGGCGGTGTTGCGCGACTCGCCGCGTCAGAAGGTGCGGTCCTGAAAGTATCCGATATCGATTCGGTTCGCGCGCAGGATCTCGCGGCGCAGATCGGTGGGGAGGCGATTTCGCCCGATGCGATCATGTCCACCGAATGCGATGTGTTCAGCCCCAATGCGCTGGGCGCGATTCTCGACGAACGGACCATACCGACGCTCAATTGCGCGATCGTGGCCGGTGGCGCCAATAACCAGCTGTTCCGCGCGGAACATGGCAAATTGCTGGCGGAACGGGGCATTCTGTATGCGCCCGATTATGTCATCAATGCGGGCGGAATCATCGATGTGGGGCTGGAATATCTCGGTCGCCGTGACGGCAAACCCTATTCGATGGACGATCTGCGGGAACGCATCGGCCAGATTCCCGACCGGCTGACGGCGATCTGGCGTGAGAGCGAAGAGACCGGAATCAGCGCCGATGCCGTGGCCGACCGTATGGCCCAGAGGCTTATCGGCCGGGGCTAA
- a CDS encoding 1-deoxy-D-xylulose-5-phosphate reductoisomerase encodes MTRSISILGATGSIGASTLDLIRRNRDEWRVLALTANGKARELAELAREFDAEVAVVSDESALPALREGLAGTRIEAAGGRQALCEAASRGADITVAAIVGCAGLGPTMAAIEQGGVVALANKEALVSAGGVMTAAVRKHGATLLPVDSEHNAIFQCLQGNELADVRSITLTASGGPLRLWSAQELARATPEQAVAHPNWDMGAKISVDSATMMNKGLEFIEAHHLFPVGLDKLRIIVHPQSVIHSMVEYRDGSTLAQLGPSDMRVPIASCLAWPRRMDTPCAPLNLAALGELTFFEPDETRFPATKLAREAVQTGGSAPAVLNAANEVAVAAFLSGQIAFTQISAIVAQTLNLDRPAAPQCLDDVLAVDAEARALAAEMLEPA; translated from the coding sequence GTGACGCGTTCGATTTCCATATTGGGCGCCACGGGCTCCATCGGCGCCTCTACGCTCGATCTCATCCGCCGCAATCGTGATGAATGGCGCGTGCTGGCGCTGACCGCCAATGGCAAGGCGCGCGAGCTGGCTGAACTGGCCCGCGAATTCGACGCAGAAGTTGCCGTCGTTTCCGACGAAAGCGCTCTTCCTGCGCTGCGGGAAGGATTGGCCGGAACGAGGATAGAGGCAGCGGGAGGACGGCAGGCCTTGTGCGAAGCCGCTTCACGCGGTGCGGATATCACCGTTGCGGCGATTGTCGGCTGTGCGGGGTTGGGGCCCACGATGGCCGCGATAGAGCAGGGCGGCGTTGTTGCCTTGGCCAACAAGGAAGCGCTAGTGTCCGCCGGCGGCGTCATGACAGCGGCGGTCCGCAAACACGGCGCGACCCTGTTGCCCGTGGATTCCGAACATAATGCGATCTTCCAGTGCCTGCAGGGCAATGAACTGGCAGATGTACGCAGCATAACGCTGACTGCGAGTGGCGGGCCGCTGAGGCTGTGGAGTGCGCAGGAACTGGCCCGCGCTACGCCCGAACAGGCTGTCGCCCATCCGAACTGGGACATGGGCGCAAAGATCAGCGTCGATTCCGCCACGATGATGAACAAGGGGCTGGAATTCATCGAGGCGCATCATCTGTTTCCGGTCGGGCTCGACAAGCTGCGGATCATTGTGCACCCGCAAAGCGTGATTCATTCCATGGTGGAATATCGCGATGGATCGACCCTTGCCCAATTGGGCCCGTCCGACATGCGCGTGCCGATTGCATCATGCCTTGCATGGCCGCGCCGGATGGATACGCCCTGCGCCCCGCTGAACCTTGCGGCATTGGGCGAACTAACCTTTTTCGAACCTGACGAAACCCGCTTCCCCGCCACGAAACTGGCGCGCGAAGCGGTGCAAACCGGCGGTTCCGCCCCGGCCGTGCTCAATGCCGCGAACGAAGTGGCGGTCGCCGCTTTTCTTTCCGGTCAGATCGCGTTCACGCAAATTTCGGCAATAGTGGCGCAAACATTGAATCTTGATCGGCCGGCCGCGCCCCAGTGCCTCGACGATGTTCTCGCCGTCGATGCGGAAGCGCGCGCGCTGGCCGCCGAAATGCTGGAGCCTGCCTGA
- a CDS encoding prolyl hydroxylase family protein, which produces MANPGNTSAERLLSQPGIRRVPTARLELFDRPDFLPPDRCAELIELIDRSRRPSTIADETGDNYFRTSETCDLESGDAAVQDLENRLFALNGIDPAYGEPVQGQRYAVGQEFKAHTDYFEPNGQDFQKFCSVAGNRSWTFMIYLNEVESGGATRFKVINKTFQPETGKLVCWNNKRPDGSLNAATLHHGVKVRRGTKYVITKWYREREWGW; this is translated from the coding sequence ATGGCGAATCCGGGCAACACTTCGGCCGAACGACTCCTGTCCCAGCCGGGGATTCGCCGCGTGCCCACGGCTCGTCTCGAACTGTTCGATCGGCCGGACTTCCTCCCTCCGGATCGCTGCGCGGAGCTGATCGAACTGATCGACCGAAGCCGCCGCCCCTCCACAATCGCGGATGAAACAGGCGATAATTATTTCCGTACCAGCGAAACCTGCGATCTCGAATCAGGGGATGCAGCAGTGCAGGATCTGGAAAACAGGCTTTTCGCACTGAACGGAATCGATCCGGCCTATGGCGAACCTGTCCAGGGGCAGCGCTATGCCGTGGGGCAGGAATTCAAGGCCCACACGGATTATTTCGAACCCAATGGCCAGGATTTTCAAAAATTCTGCTCCGTCGCCGGAAACCGCAGCTGGACCTTCATGATCTATCTGAACGAGGTCGAATCGGGCGGCGCCACACGGTTCAAGGTCATCAACAAGACTTTCCAGCCGGAAACGGGAAAGCTCGTCTGCTGGAACAATAAACGGCCGGATGGAAGCCTGAACGCGGCCACGCTCCATCACGGCGTGAAAGTGCGCAGGGGCACCAAATACGTGATCACCAAATGGTATCGCGAACGGGAGTGGGGCTGGTGA